A window of the Anticarsia gemmatalis isolate Benzon Research Colony breed Stoneville strain chromosome W, ilAntGemm2 primary, whole genome shotgun sequence genome harbors these coding sequences:
- the LOC142985891 gene encoding uncharacterized protein LOC142985891 translates to MYTGPNLQNDIFTLLLEWRRYKVAIAADCEKMFRAIWINEDDQPLQRIIWRDNSHDQLQEYQLTTVTYGTKAAPYLAMMTLRQLASNKKERFPEAAQIVENNFYMDDLILAVPSIEDALKIKADPTNLMKAGGFNLRKWKSNYKVLSENSCQEGQCNFDLTHTKSTKTLGLYWNPEKDDFVFQCKINKQDQHTKRSLLSAISQLFDRLGWLTPLSTKMKLLFQEVWETNMAWDDKLPKNIHQEWQSIKCDLVNINNVEIPRWLGYDDTCRLELHGFCDASQKAYGCVIYIKVIKQNKVDIKLIVGKSRLVPCKKEVSLPRLELCGALLLSEVMIKIKQALSPDVDIKVHGWTDSMAVLGWLQGNPDRWKPFVSNRVRKIVEVMPLALRQVCRKSCRLRQPRPDCKSTEISSNMVARPSMAIHHRQFYTRNLSLHYLRRSKNYKAS, encoded by the coding sequence ATGTATACGGGACCGAACTTACAAAACGATATCTTCACGCTACTATTAGAGTGGAGGCGATACAAGGTAGCCATCGCCGCCGATTGTGAAAAGATGTTTCGCGCCATTTGGATAAATGAAGATGACCAGCCTCTGCAAAGGATAATATGGCGAGATAACTCGCATGATCAGTTACAGGAATATCAGCTAACTACGGTGACTTACGGCACCAAGGCCGCCCCTTACCTGGCAATGATGACGTTACGCCAATTAGCAAGTAACAAAAAGGAAAGATTTCCTGAAGCGGCGCAGATTGTAGAAAACAATTTCTACATGGATGATTTGATCCTGGCCGTGCCGTCAATAGAAGACGCGCTAAAAATCAAGGCAGACCCCACAAATCTTATGAAAGCTGGCGGCTTCAATTTAAGAAAATGGAAGTCTAATTACAAAGTTCTATCTGAAAATTCATGTCAAGAAGGTCAGTGCAACTTTGACCTCACGCACACCAAATCTACCAAGACACTCGGTTTATACTGGAATCCTGAAAAGgatgattttgtttttcaatgCAAGATCAACAAGCAAGATCAACATACAAAGAGATCGCTGCTATCCGCAATTTCACAGCTGTTTGATCGTCTTGGGTGGTTAACTCCGCTTTCTACTAAAATGAAACTCCTTTTTCAAGAAGTATGGGAGACAAACATGGCATGGGATGACAAACTGCCCAAAAATATTCATCAAGAATGGCAATCAATAAAGTGTGATCTTGTGaacataaataatgttgaaatacCACGATGGCTCGGCTATGATGACACGTGCAGGCTCGAATTGCACGGCTTTTGCGACGCTTCGCAAAAAGCATACGGTTGCGTCATTTACATCaaggtaataaaacaaaacaaagttgatataaaactcattgttggAAAATCAAGACTCGTTCCCTGCAAGAAAGAAGTTTCCTTACCAAGACTGGAGCTTTGTGGAGCATTATTGCTGTCAGAGGTCATGATAAAAATCAAACAAGCCCTATCACCTGACGTGGACATCAAGGTTCACGGATGGACAGATTCTATGGCGGTTCTTGGATGGCTGCAAGGAAATCCTGATCGCTGGAAGCCTTTCGTCTCAAACAGAGTCCGAAAAATTGTTGAAGTCATGCCGCTGGCACTACGTCAAGTCTGCAGAAAATCCTGCCGATTGCGCCAGCCGCGGCCTGACTGCAAGTCAACTGAGATTTCATCCAATATGGTGGCAAGGCCCAGCATGGCTATCCACCACAGACAATTTTACACAAGAAACTTGTCCTTACACTACCTAAGAAGAAGCAAAAATTACAAAGCAAGTTAA